One window from the genome of Aquificaceae bacterium encodes:
- a CDS encoding molybdenum cofactor biosynthesis protein MoaE encodes MIPRVYLGVEWIGADRILSQYRVPEDCGAGLVFLGIARSAPEDGDVVELHYEAFPEMAIKVMEDIREEALKNFPVREVFIHHRLGVVKVGEPSFMVVVFGGHRDETFRACRYVVDEVKRRVPIWKKEVFKDGRGEWVLGA; translated from the coding sequence ATGATTCCAAGAGTTTATTTAGGTGTAGAGTGGATAGGAGCGGACAGAATCTTGTCCCAATATAGAGTGCCAGAGGATTGTGGTGCGGGACTTGTTTTCTTGGGTATAGCCAGGTCCGCTCCAGAAGATGGGGATGTGGTAGAGCTTCATTACGAAGCCTTTCCCGAAATGGCTATAAAAGTCATGGAAGATATACGAGAGGAAGCACTAAAGAACTTTCCTGTTAGAGAGGTATTTATTCACCATAGGCTCGGTGTGGTAAAGGTGGGAGAACCCTCCTTTATGGTAGTGGTCTTTGGCGGACACAGGGATGAAACCTTTAGAGCCTGCAGGTATGTGGTGGACGAGGTCAAAAGGAGAGTGCCCATATGGAAAAAGGAAGTTTTCAAAG